Proteins from a genomic interval of Equus quagga isolate Etosha38 chromosome 11, UCLA_HA_Equagga_1.0, whole genome shotgun sequence:
- the OLIG3 gene encoding oligodendrocyte transcription factor 3 — protein sequence MNSDSSSVSSRASSPDMDEMYLRDHHHRHHHHQESRLNSVSSTQGDMVPKMPGDSLSRAGAKAAGDSTKYKIKKQLSEQDLQQLRLKINGRERKRMHDLNLAMDGLREVMPYAHGPSVRKLSKIATLLLARNYILMLTSSLEEMKRLVGEIYGGHHSAFHCGTVGHSAGHPAHAANAVHPVHPILGGALASGNASSPLSAASLPAIGTIRPPHSLLKAPSTPPALQLGSGFQHWAGLPCPCTICQMPPPPHLSALSTANMARLSAESKDLLK from the coding sequence ATGAATTCTGATTCGAGCTCTGTCTCTAGCAGAGCTTCATCTCCGGACATGGACGAGATGTATCTGAGggaccaccaccaccgccaccaccaccaccaggagAGTCGTCTCAACTCGGTCTCGTCCACGCAGGGCGACATGGTGCCGAAGATGCCCGGGGACAGCCTCTCGCGGGCCGGCGCCAAGGCCGCGGGCGACAGCACCAAGTACAAAATCAAGAAGCAGCTGTCGGAGCAGGACCTGCAGCAGCTGCGGCTGAAGATCAACGGACGCGAGCGCAAGCGGATGCACGACCTGAACCTCGCCATGGACGGGCTGCGCGAGGTCATGCCCTACGCGCACGGGCCCTCGGTGCGCAAGCTCTCCAAGATCGCCACTCTGCTGCTGGCCAGAAACTACATCCTCATGCTCACCAGCTCCCTGGAGGAGATGAAGAGGCTGGTTGGAGAGATCTACGGGGGCCACCACTCGGCTTTCCACTGCGGGACCGTGGGCCACTCGGCCGGCCACCCGGCGCACGCCGCCAACGCCGTGCACCCGGTGCACCCCATCCTGGGCGGCGCGCTCGCGTCTGGCAACGCCTCGTCCCCGCTGTCCGCCGCCTCGCTGCCGGCCATCGGCACCATTCGGCCGCCCCACTCGCTGCTCAAGGCGCCGTCCACGCCGCCCGCGCTGCAGCTGGGCAGCGGCTTCCAGCACTGGGCCGGGCTGCCTTGCCCCTGCACCATCTGCCAGATGCCGCCGCCGCCGCACCTGTCGGCTCTCTCCACCGCCAACATGGCCCGGCTGTCGGCCGAGTCCAAGGACTTGCTCAAGTGA